Proteins from one Thalassophryne amazonica chromosome 20, fThaAma1.1, whole genome shotgun sequence genomic window:
- the pex1 gene encoding peroxisome biogenesis factor 1 isoform X2, translating to MFNSQGIQPVTVVFNNAKNCFLHLPLKLIKHLSLNENQAVELSWDRGCPVFLSWTHNGTMSSADGHKVELSRHLGNTLGVKDGEQGFLRPCSQVSSIHQVFVEPLSADDWEILELHSTELELQLLDQIRVVFQDAVFPVWVDHNTSIYIRIISLLPPVSYGRLEPSTELLVSPKSHTGIGGLSCSPLTASQDQYLHSQSALSTSLTPSLKKSSSITLSHKLGGIADLKSLLGSILRRTHEPVPEQPPVPDIPALFTDAVYRVCGTPCDSLCTISHVANGVIHLFPWSHTSAVGPPRSQPSVTYGLISKVPSPKESKDRVKQAVEKKSAAATQVAEGGEIKEEETTVVKVVCHDAEKLVDTWQRPRKGTIHSGRIWIPQLLANRLHIIPHSAVRLKPVSSAVKLASIIHLQPLKPLPDEDDGEDIHTAFLSWLHAQSHEPLACLTARSGVILLHETDVKLEFALTILKPEPENDPPDQLFLLAPSVIKKEHIHVDREALNTPDVKPAAEVSDPELPCISILGGIEQLGMSGYEFISHSLLGSPLSQELGSTGQGLQGGALLITGAKGSGKSTLAQALCRKARESLDAHVDVVDCKMLQGKRAETVRHMLQDIFEQAEWKQPSVVLFDDLDQISGAPTSPEHERGPEAVLQQHIAQSLTDVVDETVLHSSLVCLVITSQSEHSLHPSLTKVQGLHFFQQFVHIQPPDKIQRAEVLRCLIQRKSILSEETLQTLDLGAVAKETEGYTPQDLALLLERAIHANIVKRGHSDHGLCLSWADFVQALKGFIPPSLWGVELHTPSGVGLEGVGGLKEVRQQLMDTIILPAKYPVLFSKLPIRHRSGILLYGAPGTGKTLLARAIARESGMNFISIKGPELLSKYIGASEQRVRDVFQRAQAAKPCILFFDEFDSLAPRRGHDSTGVTDRVVNQLLTQLDGVEGLQGVYMLAATSRPDLIDPALLRPGRLDKSLYCPPPDLEARVEILKALSTGVPLAADVDLEQLAAVTEWYTGADLKALLYNAQLEAMHGTLGANTPHELTSGSDSDMSLSSMIFPNHSSGSDMSVGEAETAVGLDHSMVLLDPTELHAGDEIHSSNIWRLYFGSSYESELENSSGLNSRCISGPNSMTHDITCASVRDPSSSLPPAYMSSIQSGYEELSPLQLERLLQDINNIKSNCRRTNNECVRVHSASNQSGLQLCQAHLNSALSVTRPSLSKTDWSRYTHLYDVFSGSEEGKPKSVPYKPGQRVTLA from the exons ATGTTTAACAGTCAGGGGATTCAACCTGTAACCGTTGTTTTTAACAACGCAAAAAACTGCTTTCTTCACCTTCCATTGAAGTTGATAAAGCATCTTTCCCTGAATGAG aaCCAGGCAGTGGAGCTTTCCTGGGACCGCGGGTGTCCAGTTTTCCTCAGCTGGACTCACAATGGAACAATGTCAAGTGCTGATGGACATAAAGTAGAGCTCTCTCGACATCTTGGAAATACTCTGGGGGTGAAAGATGGCGAGCAG GGCTTCTTGAGGCCATGTAGCCAAGTCTCTTCAATTCATCAAGTGTTTGTGGAGCCTCTGTCTGCTGATGACTGGGAGATCTTG GAGCTCCACAGTACAGAACTGGAGTTGCAGCTCTTGGATCAGATCAGAGTGGTGTTCCAGGATGCTGTGTTTCCTGTGTGGGTGGACCACAACACATCCATCTACATCAGAATAA TATCACTCTTGCCGCCTGTGTCCTATGGTCGACTGGAGCCATCCACAGAACTGTTAGTTTCACCTAAGAGCCACACTGGAATTGGCGGCCTTAGCTGTTCTCCACTGACAGCTAGTCAGGACCAGTatcttcacagtcagtcagctctCTCCACTTCCCTGACACCGTCATTAAAAAAGAGCTCCTCTATCACTCTAAGCCACAAGTTGGGAGGCATAGCAGATCTGAAGAGCCTGCTGGGCTCCATCCTGAGGAGGACCCATGAGCCAGTTCCAGAGCAGCCTCCTGTACCTGATATCCCTGCGCTTTTCACCGACGCTGTGTACAGAGTGTGTGGCACACCTTGCGACTCACTTTGCACCATAAGCCATGTTGCAAATGGAGTTATTCATTTATTTCCATGGAGTCACACATCGGCTGTTGGACCTCCGAGAAGTCAGCCTTCAGTGACTTACGGCTTAATCTCCAAAGTTCCTTCTCCGAAAGAATCAAAGGACAGAGTGAAGCAGGCCGTGGAGAAAAAGAGTGCTGCTGCCACTCAGGTTGCTGAAGGAGGGGAAATCAAGGAAGAGGAGACCACGGTGGTTAAGGTAGTGTGCCATGACGCTGAGAAACTTGTAGACACGTGGCAGAGACCTAGAAAGGGAACGATCCACAGTGGAAGAATATGG atccCACAGCTCCTAGCAAACAGGTTGCACATCATCCCACATTCAGCAGTAAGGTTAAAGCCCGTCAGTTCAGCTGTTAAATTAGCTTCCATAATTCACTTACAACCTCTAAAACCACTG CCTGACGAGGACGATGGTGAAGACATCCACACAGCTTTCCTCAGCTGGCTGCATGCTCAGAGTCACGAACCTTTAGCCTGTTTGACCGCACGATCTGGCGTCATCCTCCTACATGAGACCGATG TAAAGTTAGAGTTTGCTCTAACCATCCTGAAACCAGAGCCAGAGAATGATCCTCCTGACCAGCTGTTTCTACTTGCACCATCTGTTATCAAGAAGGAACACATACAT GTTGACAGAGAGGCTTTAAATACACCAGATGTTAAACCTGCTGCTGAAGTATCTGATCCAGAGCTTCCCTGTATCAGCATTCTTGG AGGAATTGAACAACTTGGTATGAGTGGATATGAGTTCATCTCCCACAGCCTTCTGGGTAGTCCCCTCTCACAAGAACTGGGTTCCACTGGTCAGGGACTCCAAGGTGGAGCTTTACTCATCACCGGTGCTAAG GGCAGCGGAAAGAGCACTTTAGCTCAAGCTCTCTGCAGGAAAGCGAGAGAATCTCTGGATGCTCATGTGGATGTGGTGGACTGTAAAATGCTACAAG GCAAAAGAgctgaaactgtgagacacatgcTGCAGGATATTTTTGAGCAGGCGGAGTGGAAGCAGCcctcggttgttttatttgatgACCTTGATCAAATATCAGGGGCTCCGACTTCACCAGAGCACGAGCGCGGCCCCGAGGCTGTGCTGCAGCAGCACATTGCACAGA GTCTGACAGATGTGGTGGATGAGACGGTTCTTCACTCCAGCCTGGTGTGTTTAGTTATCACCAGTCAGAGTGAGCACTCACTCCATCCCTCTCTGACCAAGGTCCAGGGGTTGCACTTCTTTCAGCAATTTGTACACATCCAGCCTCCTGACAAG ATCCAACGAGCAGAGGTCCTACGATGTCTGATCCAGAGGAAGTCCATCCTGTCTGAGGAGACCTTACAGACATTAGACCTCGGAGCTGTTGCTAAAGAGACGGAGGGTTACACACCGCAAGACCTAGCACTGCTGCTGGAGCGGGCCATCCATGCCAACATTGTAAAAAGAGGACACAGTGATCACG GTTTGTGTCTGTCGTGGGCGGACTTTGTTCAGGCTCTAAAGGGATTCATACCTCCATCGCTGTGGGGCGTTGAACTCCATACTCCGAGCGGGGTGGgactggagggagtgggaggcctGAAAGAGGTGCGACAGCAGCTGATGGACACCATAATACTCCCTGCTAAG TATCCTGTCCTGTTCTCCAAACTTCCTATTCGTCATCGCTCGGGAATATTGCTGTATGGTGCTCCTGGCACCGGGAAGACTCTGCTGGCCAGAGCTATAGCCAGAGAGAGTGGCATGAACTTCATCAGCATCAAG GGACCCGAACTTCTGAGTAAATACATCGGAGCCAGTGAGCAGAGAGTCCGCGATGTCTTCCAGAG AGCACAGGCTGCAAAACCGTGCATCCTGTTCTTTGATGAGTTTGACTCTCTGGCCCCCAGGAGGGGCCACGACAGCACGGGGGTGACTGACCGTGTGGTCAACCAGCTTCTCACTCAGCTGGACGGTGTGGAAGGATTGCAGG GTGTGTACATGCTTGCAGCCACCAGTCGTCCAGATCTGATTGACCCGGCGCTGCTGAGACCTGGAAGACTGGACAAGTCCCTTTACTGCCCTCCTCCTGACCTT GAGGCTCGTGTGGAAATCTTGAAGGCTTTGAGCACCGGTGTCCCGCTGGCTGCCGATGTGGACCTAGAACAGCTGGCAGCAGTGACAGAGTGGTACACAGGAGCAGACCTGAAGGCTTTGCTCTACAACGCCCAGCTGGAGGCCATGCACGGCACCCTGGGCGCCAACACTCCACAT GAGCTGACCTCTGGCTCGGACAGTGACATGAGCCTGTCCTCCATGATCTTCCCCAACCACAGCAGCGGCTCAGACATGTCTGTGGGGGAGGCGGAGACTGCtgtggggctggaccactccatgGTCCTTCTCGATCCCACTGAGCTCCATGCAGGAGATGAAATCCACAGCAGCAACATCTGGAGACTTTACTTTGGAAGCTCCTACGAGTCTGAGTTGGAAAACTCATCCGGGCTG AACTCCCGCTGCATTTCCGGCCCAAACTCCATGACCCACGACATCACATGTGCGTCTGTTCGTGACCCTAGCAGCTCCCTGCCTCCTGCGTACATGTCATCCATTCAGAGTGGCTACGAGGAGCTCAGCCCCCTGCAGCTGGAGCGCCTCCTGCAGGACATTAACAACATCAAAAGTAACTGCAGGAGAACCAAC AACGAGTGTGTCCGGGTGCATTCAGCCTCCAACCAGTCGGGGTTGCAGCTGTGTCAGGCCCATCTGAACTCAGCACTCTCTGTGACCAGACCGTCTCTCAGCAAAACAGACTGGAGCAGATACACACACCT GTATGATGTCTTTTCCGGTTCTGAAGAGGGAAAACCAAAGTCAGTCCCATATAAACCAGGACAACGTGTAACTTTAGCCTGA
- the pex1 gene encoding peroxisome biogenesis factor 1 isoform X1, which yields MFNSQGIQPVTVVFNNAKNCFLHLPLKLIKHLSLNENQAVELSWDRGCPVFLSWTHNGTMSSADGHKVELSRHLGNTLGVKDGEQGFLRPCSQVSSIHQVFVEPLSADDWEILELHSTELELQLLDQIRVVFQDAVFPVWVDHNTSIYIRIISLLPPVSYGRLEPSTELLVSPKSHTGIGGLSCSPLTASQDQYLHSQSALSTSLTPSLKKSSSITLSHKLGGIADLKSLLGSILRRTHEPVPEQPPVPDIPALFTDAVYRVCGTPCDSLCTISHVANGVIHLFPWSHTSAVGPPRSQPSVTYGLISKVPSPKESKDRVKQAVEKKSAAATQVAEGGEIKEEETTVVKVVCHDAEKLVDTWQRPRKGTIHSGRIWIPQLLANRLHIIPHSAVRLKPVSSAVKLASIIHLQPLKPLPDEDDGEDIHTAFLSWLHAQSHEPLACLTARSGVILLHETDVKLEFALTILKPEPENDPPDQLFLLAPSVIKKEHIHVDREALNTPDVKPAAEVSDPELPCISILGGIEQLGMSGYEFISHSLLGSPLSQELGSTGQGLQGGALLITGAKGSGKSTLAQALCRKARESLDAHVDVVDCKMLQGKRAETVRHMLQDIFEQAEWKQPSVVLFDDLDQISGAPTSPEHERGPEAVLQQHIAQSLTDVVDETVLHSSLVCLVITSQSEHSLHPSLTKVQGLHFFQQFVHIQPPDKIQRAEVLRCLIQRKSILSEETLQTLDLGAVAKETEGYTPQDLALLLERAIHANIVKRGHSDHGLCLSWADFVQALKGFIPPSLWGVELHTPSGVGLEGVGGLKEVRQQLMDTIILPAKYPVLFSKLPIRHRSGILLYGAPGTGKTLLARAIARESGMNFISIKGPELLSKYIGASEQRVRDVFQRAQAAKPCILFFDEFDSLAPRRGHDSTGVTDRVVNQLLTQLDGVEGLQGVYMLAATSRPDLIDPALLRPGRLDKSLYCPPPDLEARVEILKALSTGVPLAADVDLEQLAAVTEWYTGADLKALLYNAQLEAMHGTLGANTPHQELTSGSDSDMSLSSMIFPNHSSGSDMSVGEAETAVGLDHSMVLLDPTELHAGDEIHSSNIWRLYFGSSYESELENSSGLNSRCISGPNSMTHDITCASVRDPSSSLPPAYMSSIQSGYEELSPLQLERLLQDINNIKSNCRRTNNECVRVHSASNQSGLQLCQAHLNSALSVTRPSLSKTDWSRYTHLYDVFSGSEEGKPKSVPYKPGQRVTLA from the exons ATGTTTAACAGTCAGGGGATTCAACCTGTAACCGTTGTTTTTAACAACGCAAAAAACTGCTTTCTTCACCTTCCATTGAAGTTGATAAAGCATCTTTCCCTGAATGAG aaCCAGGCAGTGGAGCTTTCCTGGGACCGCGGGTGTCCAGTTTTCCTCAGCTGGACTCACAATGGAACAATGTCAAGTGCTGATGGACATAAAGTAGAGCTCTCTCGACATCTTGGAAATACTCTGGGGGTGAAAGATGGCGAGCAG GGCTTCTTGAGGCCATGTAGCCAAGTCTCTTCAATTCATCAAGTGTTTGTGGAGCCTCTGTCTGCTGATGACTGGGAGATCTTG GAGCTCCACAGTACAGAACTGGAGTTGCAGCTCTTGGATCAGATCAGAGTGGTGTTCCAGGATGCTGTGTTTCCTGTGTGGGTGGACCACAACACATCCATCTACATCAGAATAA TATCACTCTTGCCGCCTGTGTCCTATGGTCGACTGGAGCCATCCACAGAACTGTTAGTTTCACCTAAGAGCCACACTGGAATTGGCGGCCTTAGCTGTTCTCCACTGACAGCTAGTCAGGACCAGTatcttcacagtcagtcagctctCTCCACTTCCCTGACACCGTCATTAAAAAAGAGCTCCTCTATCACTCTAAGCCACAAGTTGGGAGGCATAGCAGATCTGAAGAGCCTGCTGGGCTCCATCCTGAGGAGGACCCATGAGCCAGTTCCAGAGCAGCCTCCTGTACCTGATATCCCTGCGCTTTTCACCGACGCTGTGTACAGAGTGTGTGGCACACCTTGCGACTCACTTTGCACCATAAGCCATGTTGCAAATGGAGTTATTCATTTATTTCCATGGAGTCACACATCGGCTGTTGGACCTCCGAGAAGTCAGCCTTCAGTGACTTACGGCTTAATCTCCAAAGTTCCTTCTCCGAAAGAATCAAAGGACAGAGTGAAGCAGGCCGTGGAGAAAAAGAGTGCTGCTGCCACTCAGGTTGCTGAAGGAGGGGAAATCAAGGAAGAGGAGACCACGGTGGTTAAGGTAGTGTGCCATGACGCTGAGAAACTTGTAGACACGTGGCAGAGACCTAGAAAGGGAACGATCCACAGTGGAAGAATATGG atccCACAGCTCCTAGCAAACAGGTTGCACATCATCCCACATTCAGCAGTAAGGTTAAAGCCCGTCAGTTCAGCTGTTAAATTAGCTTCCATAATTCACTTACAACCTCTAAAACCACTG CCTGACGAGGACGATGGTGAAGACATCCACACAGCTTTCCTCAGCTGGCTGCATGCTCAGAGTCACGAACCTTTAGCCTGTTTGACCGCACGATCTGGCGTCATCCTCCTACATGAGACCGATG TAAAGTTAGAGTTTGCTCTAACCATCCTGAAACCAGAGCCAGAGAATGATCCTCCTGACCAGCTGTTTCTACTTGCACCATCTGTTATCAAGAAGGAACACATACAT GTTGACAGAGAGGCTTTAAATACACCAGATGTTAAACCTGCTGCTGAAGTATCTGATCCAGAGCTTCCCTGTATCAGCATTCTTGG AGGAATTGAACAACTTGGTATGAGTGGATATGAGTTCATCTCCCACAGCCTTCTGGGTAGTCCCCTCTCACAAGAACTGGGTTCCACTGGTCAGGGACTCCAAGGTGGAGCTTTACTCATCACCGGTGCTAAG GGCAGCGGAAAGAGCACTTTAGCTCAAGCTCTCTGCAGGAAAGCGAGAGAATCTCTGGATGCTCATGTGGATGTGGTGGACTGTAAAATGCTACAAG GCAAAAGAgctgaaactgtgagacacatgcTGCAGGATATTTTTGAGCAGGCGGAGTGGAAGCAGCcctcggttgttttatttgatgACCTTGATCAAATATCAGGGGCTCCGACTTCACCAGAGCACGAGCGCGGCCCCGAGGCTGTGCTGCAGCAGCACATTGCACAGA GTCTGACAGATGTGGTGGATGAGACGGTTCTTCACTCCAGCCTGGTGTGTTTAGTTATCACCAGTCAGAGTGAGCACTCACTCCATCCCTCTCTGACCAAGGTCCAGGGGTTGCACTTCTTTCAGCAATTTGTACACATCCAGCCTCCTGACAAG ATCCAACGAGCAGAGGTCCTACGATGTCTGATCCAGAGGAAGTCCATCCTGTCTGAGGAGACCTTACAGACATTAGACCTCGGAGCTGTTGCTAAAGAGACGGAGGGTTACACACCGCAAGACCTAGCACTGCTGCTGGAGCGGGCCATCCATGCCAACATTGTAAAAAGAGGACACAGTGATCACG GTTTGTGTCTGTCGTGGGCGGACTTTGTTCAGGCTCTAAAGGGATTCATACCTCCATCGCTGTGGGGCGTTGAACTCCATACTCCGAGCGGGGTGGgactggagggagtgggaggcctGAAAGAGGTGCGACAGCAGCTGATGGACACCATAATACTCCCTGCTAAG TATCCTGTCCTGTTCTCCAAACTTCCTATTCGTCATCGCTCGGGAATATTGCTGTATGGTGCTCCTGGCACCGGGAAGACTCTGCTGGCCAGAGCTATAGCCAGAGAGAGTGGCATGAACTTCATCAGCATCAAG GGACCCGAACTTCTGAGTAAATACATCGGAGCCAGTGAGCAGAGAGTCCGCGATGTCTTCCAGAG AGCACAGGCTGCAAAACCGTGCATCCTGTTCTTTGATGAGTTTGACTCTCTGGCCCCCAGGAGGGGCCACGACAGCACGGGGGTGACTGACCGTGTGGTCAACCAGCTTCTCACTCAGCTGGACGGTGTGGAAGGATTGCAGG GTGTGTACATGCTTGCAGCCACCAGTCGTCCAGATCTGATTGACCCGGCGCTGCTGAGACCTGGAAGACTGGACAAGTCCCTTTACTGCCCTCCTCCTGACCTT GAGGCTCGTGTGGAAATCTTGAAGGCTTTGAGCACCGGTGTCCCGCTGGCTGCCGATGTGGACCTAGAACAGCTGGCAGCAGTGACAGAGTGGTACACAGGAGCAGACCTGAAGGCTTTGCTCTACAACGCCCAGCTGGAGGCCATGCACGGCACCCTGGGCGCCAACACTCCACAT CAGGAGCTGACCTCTGGCTCGGACAGTGACATGAGCCTGTCCTCCATGATCTTCCCCAACCACAGCAGCGGCTCAGACATGTCTGTGGGGGAGGCGGAGACTGCtgtggggctggaccactccatgGTCCTTCTCGATCCCACTGAGCTCCATGCAGGAGATGAAATCCACAGCAGCAACATCTGGAGACTTTACTTTGGAAGCTCCTACGAGTCTGAGTTGGAAAACTCATCCGGGCTG AACTCCCGCTGCATTTCCGGCCCAAACTCCATGACCCACGACATCACATGTGCGTCTGTTCGTGACCCTAGCAGCTCCCTGCCTCCTGCGTACATGTCATCCATTCAGAGTGGCTACGAGGAGCTCAGCCCCCTGCAGCTGGAGCGCCTCCTGCAGGACATTAACAACATCAAAAGTAACTGCAGGAGAACCAAC AACGAGTGTGTCCGGGTGCATTCAGCCTCCAACCAGTCGGGGTTGCAGCTGTGTCAGGCCCATCTGAACTCAGCACTCTCTGTGACCAGACCGTCTCTCAGCAAAACAGACTGGAGCAGATACACACACCT GTATGATGTCTTTTCCGGTTCTGAAGAGGGAAAACCAAAGTCAGTCCCATATAAACCAGGACAACGTGTAACTTTAGCCTGA